TGCCCTTGTAATCCTTGGATCAGATGCATACTTACCTCAAATTAGCTTCTGTAACTATCGCAGTTATATTACACTTAATAATTTTTCATTCTTAAATTTTTATAAAACAATGAAAATCATAAAATATGCATTGTCAATTTTTATGTTCTTGCTCATCACAATGCAAGACAAAGCGCAAGCGCAAACTACTACTGTCAGACAAAATGTGATTTTTGATGGGTCGCTCGATAGCAAAGATTCGTGGCGATTTCACCGCTCTAATAATAATTATGGATTGTATGTAGGGCGCGACCCTCAGGGAAATGCGGGCAATCAATGGGAGTTTTTATTTAGATCAGGGGGTACTTTTGAAGCCAAATTTATTCAGATAGGAAGTGTAATTGGTGGAAACAGAAGTACCAGCTATACTGGCAAACGTCCTGTCGGCAATACCTACCGTTTGTCGGTAGATGGTCACATCATTACAGAAAACGTAACTACCCTGCCTAGTGGTAGCTGGCCAGATTACGTGTTTGAAAAAGACTACCAATTGCAAAGTTTGAGTGAGATAGAATCATACATTCAAAAAAACAAGCACTTGCCCAATGTGCCTTCTGCCAAGCAAGTATTAAGTCAAGGGTTTGAGTTGAATGAGATGACCAAGGCATTGCTCCAAAACATAGAAGTGTTGACCTTACATACCATTGCTCAACAAAAGCAATTGAAAAAGCAGGCGCAAGCCATTGAAATACTTCAGAAAAAACTAGCTAATCAAAAATAAATTACTTGAGGGAAGGTAGTGTGCCTTCCCTCTTATTCACTATCCATTTTATGCGCTATCAAATCACAAAAAAAGTTTCTCTCTTAGCCCTTAGTGTCTTTGTGTTTGCTGTAACCCTTGGGCATACCTGGGTTCCTTACTCGACAAAGCTTCCGGAAAGTTATCAAATAAAGCTTTCAGCGTATGGCTTCTTTAAGGGTAAACTAGCTGATTTGCAGCCAGTCAATGGAGTGGTTCCTTATACACTTAATACACCTCTTTTTTCTGATTACGCCCAAAAAGTACGCTTTATAAAACTGCCCCAAGGCAAAAAAACCAGCTATAATGCCAAAGAAGTCTTTGACTTTCCGGTAGGGACTATTCTTATCAAAAATTTCTTTTACCCTATAGATGAACGCTCTCCGGCAAAAGGTAAACGCCTGGTGGAAACTCGCTTACTGATCCATGAAGCAAGCGGCTGGAAAGCTTTACCTTATGTTTGGAATGATGAACAAACTGATGCTTTACTTGAAATTGCGGGCGAAACCAAGCAAGTAAGCTGGATAGATAAAAAAGGAAAAAATCGCCATCTAGGATATATGATTCCTAATATGAATCAGTGCAAAGGGTGTCATGTACGGGGCAAAAAAATGATGCCAATTGGCCCCAGTGCCCGTCAGTTGAATGGTAAATTAACATATAGTAATCACAAAAAAATAAATCAACTGCTGTACTGGCAAAAAACAGGGATGCTACAAGGCCTACCTGCATTAAGTCAGGTGCCCAAAGCTCCTGTATGGAATGATCCTTCTACAGGAGATCTCAACGCCCGTGCCCGTATTTGGTTAGACATCAATTGTGGGCATTGCCACCGTCCGGATGGGCCTGCCAACACCTCTGGCTTATTTTTATATATCCACGAACAAAATATGGCAAAGCTTGGGGTATATAAATCTCCTATTGCCGCAGGCAGAGCCGCACAGTATGCTAAATATGACATACTACCAGGAGAACCTAATCAATCTTTAATCGTGACCCGTCTTGAAGCTACTGATCCTGGAATAAGAATGCCCGAATTAGGAAGACAAATGGTACACCAGGAAAGTATTAAGTTACTCAAACAATGGATAAAAAGGCTTAACAAGTAAATAGATTGGGATAATGAACCTCCTTGCTTATGATAGATGTAGGCAAGTGTAGAAGAAGAAAAAAGGAGTTTTTGACTCCTTTTTTTCTGTATAGCTCACTTCTTTGGTATATTGTTATTTGTCATCAGTGTTGCATAAACTATTTTTTCTTACAAAATATAAAACAATGTACTGAGAGCTTTCTAAATTTTTATAAGTATACATTATTTCATTATCCTTCACCTATTTTTTGCGTCTGGTGCCTGTTTTCTTTCCCCTTTATTCAGGGGTTTATAAAACATATTCGACGCAAGAGTTTTCAACAGTTTATTGTATTATTTAAATCTTTCAATCAACCATGAGAGTTTCATTTATAATGCTATGTATTATGTTGCCTATATTGGTAACTGCCCAAAATAAAAGGCTCATTGACTCGCTAAGTCAACGGCTAAAAAACACAGCTTCTGATAAGCAAAAAATAGAACTATACAATTCAATTGCCTGGCAATACCGTCGCACCCATTTATCAAAAAACCAACATTACGCCCAACAAGCACTTCAGTTGTCTGAGCAAATAGGTACTGCTGAAGGCAAAGCAGAAGCGTATTATGCAATGGGAGGTGGATTGATGGAAAGTGGTAAGTATGATGAAGCCTCTAAACTATATCATCGGGTACTAAGCATTTCTAAAAATGTGCAATATTCGCTGGGACAAGCCAAGGGTTATAACGGTTTAGGTGCGTTGCATGAATATAAACAAAGCTACGCTCAATCAATTATGTACCATCGCAAATCTCTCGAAATAAAGCTGAGAATTGGGATTTTACCAGAAGTCGCCAATAGTTATTATAACATTGGTAATACATATCGCAGGTGGGAAAAGTATGACTCCGCAGCCGTTTATATTCATAAAGCTACTCAAATGGCTTTACGAATTGGACGTACGGGGCAAGCTGCTGATAGTTATGATATATTGGCAATTATTAAAGAAAATCAAGGTAAATTTACCGAAGCCCTTGAGCACTATGTCCGTGCCATTAGTCTATGGGAGAAAATGGGTAACCATGCCCAAACTGCTTTAATTTATAATGACAAGGGGTACCTTTATCAAAGAATGGGTGAATTTGCCAAAGCCCTTTATGCACATAATAAAGCGTTGGCATTATATAAGCGGATAAATTATATAAAAGGGTGTTCACGAGTTTATTTTGGTTTGGGAAGCCTCTATTGGCGGCAAAACAAGTACACCCAGGCAATTAAATACTACCGCCAAGCGCTGCAAATAGACCTTCAGTTGAACAGACAAATGCATGCAGCAAGTGCATATCAGAACATTGGAGGACTCTATAGTGATCAGGCAAAATATAAAGAAGCCCTTCATTATTACCGTAAATCTTTAGAAATAAGACTCAAATCAGGTAATAAATATCAGATTGCCAAAAGTTATTTATATATAGGGCAAGTATATAAAAACAAGAATGAGTACAACAAAGCCAGAAAATATTATTTGAAAATCATTGCTATGAAAAATCAGCTAAACGATGATATTCATATAGCCAAAACCTATTATGGGCTTGGGGTTACTTATTGGTATAGTGGCAATTATCCAAAGGCACTTGATTATTACCAAAAAGCCCTTTCAACATACCAGAAAAATAACCACAAAGAAGAAATTGCCAGATGTTATGATGCCATTGGAATTGTACATGCACAGCAGCAA
This is a stretch of genomic DNA from Microscilla marina ATCC 23134. It encodes these proteins:
- a CDS encoding SO2930 family diheme c-type cytochrome, producing the protein MRYQITKKVSLLALSVFVFAVTLGHTWVPYSTKLPESYQIKLSAYGFFKGKLADLQPVNGVVPYTLNTPLFSDYAQKVRFIKLPQGKKTSYNAKEVFDFPVGTILIKNFFYPIDERSPAKGKRLVETRLLIHEASGWKALPYVWNDEQTDALLEIAGETKQVSWIDKKGKNRHLGYMIPNMNQCKGCHVRGKKMMPIGPSARQLNGKLTYSNHKKINQLLYWQKTGMLQGLPALSQVPKAPVWNDPSTGDLNARARIWLDINCGHCHRPDGPANTSGLFLYIHEQNMAKLGVYKSPIAAGRAAQYAKYDILPGEPNQSLIVTRLEATDPGIRMPELGRQMVHQESIKLLKQWIKRLNK